Proteins co-encoded in one Ignavibacteria bacterium genomic window:
- a CDS encoding carboxymuconolactone decarboxylase family protein, with product MKKSISETRKYRTDMNEKILNSGFRDFNKFFALDNKAYIDGALPAKMKELMGLVGSMVLRCNDCIFYHVDRCVSEGATRQEIYEAFNIGLIIGGSIVIPHLRYAMEILDELLAVEPKEESK from the coding sequence ATGAAAAAATCTATCTCGGAAACCCGCAAGTACCGCACCGATATGAATGAGAAAATCCTGAACTCGGGCTTCAGGGACTTTAATAAATTCTTCGCTCTCGATAATAAAGCCTACATAGACGGCGCACTGCCGGCTAAAATGAAGGAACTTATGGGCCTCGTCGGCTCAATGGTCTTAAGATGCAACGACTGCATTTTCTACCACGTCGACCGCTGCGTCTCAGAAGGCGCCACACGCCAGGAGATCTATGAGGCCTTTAATATAGGACTTATCATCGGAGGCTCTATCGTCATCCCTCACCTCAGATACGCCATGGAAATCCTGGATGAACTCCTCGCAGTTGAGCCGAAGGAAGAATCCAAATAA
- a CDS encoding GIY-YIG nuclease family protein yields MTKKEILKAIKNVANSKGKLDVGVKTFCKQYDITEYMINKYWLKWSDAVKEAGIKPNTMKVEKYTDEELLSKLIEFIREIGKYPTDAEIKMKYYKYQKSFPYYQLFYKRFGRKSELMERLLIYCKGKKELSDIQTICRKEYKIIAPQNKIVKTDEKYNYGFIYMMKSGKYYKVGLSCDVERRKKEIGLKLPEEPKLIHKIETDDTFGIEKYWHRRFVEKRKNGEWFLLSKEDVKAFKSRRTM; encoded by the coding sequence ATGACAAAAAAAGAGATATTGAAAGCAATTAAAAATGTTGCTAATTCAAAAGGGAAATTAGATGTAGGCGTAAAAACATTCTGCAAGCAATATGATATTACGGAATATATGATAAATAAGTATTGGCTAAAATGGAGTGATGCTGTAAAAGAAGCTGGAATAAAGCCAAATACAATGAAAGTAGAAAAATATACCGATGAAGAACTTCTAAGTAAGCTTATAGAGTTTATTAGGGAAATTGGTAAGTATCCAACAGATGCAGAAATAAAGATGAAATATTATAAATATCAAAAAAGCTTTCCATATTATCAGTTGTTTTATAAGAGATTTGGGCGAAAAAGTGAATTAATGGAAAGGCTACTGATATATTGTAAAGGGAAAAAAGAATTGTCTGATATTCAGACCATATGCCGAAAAGAATATAAAATAATAGCACCACAAAATAAGATTGTGAAAACGGATGAAAAATATAACTACGGATTTATTTATATGATGAAATCGGGGAAATATTATAAGGTTGGACTAAGCTGCGATGTGGAGAGAAGAAAAAAAGAAATAGGATTGAAGTTGCCTGAAGAACCTAAATTAATTCATAAAATAGAAACAGATGATACTTTTGGAATTGAAAAATACTGGCATAGAAGATTCGTTGAAAAGAGAAAAAATGGTGAATGGTTTCTTCTATCAAAAGAGGATGTCAAAGCTTTCAAAAGTCGGCGGACCATGTAA
- a CDS encoding phosphatase PAP2 family protein: MKNFENKSAALGKASTENAREGAFYHLLLRLNATDLVVIAFYLFLTALNLIYYARIHEWPFLILINFAVISFVVSVAILDDSGRRKFWSQVHYWYLAPLILLTFKELYLMIQPIRGHDYDYILINIDRFIFGGDPTKFLLKIANPFLTEILQIAYGSFYLLPIILGVNLMMQKRLTALDFSVFSVVYGFFLSYYGYFLLPAIGPRFTLHDFNNLNNELPGLFLTNFLREVVNTGESIPAGTPNPASIVQRDVFPSGHTEMTLIVMYLSYKFKVKSRYFLIPIGTLLIIATVYLRYHYVIDLIGGAVFMIFTMWSGKKIYNYWQNFKGKTDFEYSKF, from the coding sequence GTGAAAAATTTTGAAAACAAATCCGCAGCTTTAGGGAAAGCTTCCACTGAAAACGCCCGTGAAGGTGCTTTTTACCACCTGCTTTTGAGATTAAACGCAACGGATCTGGTTGTAATTGCCTTCTACCTGTTTCTTACCGCCCTTAATCTTATTTATTATGCAAGAATTCACGAGTGGCCGTTCCTTATTCTGATTAACTTTGCCGTCATTTCATTTGTCGTTTCTGTAGCCATTCTGGATGACTCGGGAAGAAGGAAATTCTGGTCGCAGGTTCATTACTGGTATCTGGCGCCTCTGATCCTTCTGACATTCAAAGAGCTTTATCTTATGATTCAGCCGATCAGGGGGCACGACTACGATTATATCCTGATAAATATAGACCGCTTTATCTTTGGCGGGGATCCGACGAAGTTCCTTTTGAAGATTGCCAATCCGTTTTTAACCGAGATACTTCAGATAGCCTACGGATCGTTCTATCTTCTGCCCATAATCCTGGGCGTCAATCTGATGATGCAGAAAAGACTTACGGCACTCGACTTCAGCGTTTTTTCAGTCGTCTACGGCTTCTTTTTGTCGTATTACGGATACTTCCTCCTGCCGGCCATAGGACCCCGTTTTACTCTTCACGACTTTAACAACCTGAATAATGAGCTTCCGGGACTTTTTCTTACAAACTTCCTGCGTGAGGTTGTAAACACCGGAGAGTCAATTCCTGCGGGCACACCTAACCCGGCTTCAATTGTGCAGAGGGACGTGTTTCCAAGCGGGCACACCGAAATGACGCTAATTGTCATGTACCTGTCGTATAAGTTTAAGGTAAAAAGCCGCTATTTTCTTATTCCCATAGGGACGCTTTTAATAATAGCCACGGTTTATTTGCGCTATCATTACGTAATTGACCTCATCGGAGGGGCTGTATTCATGATATTTACTATGTGGAGCGGAAAGAAAATTTACAACTACTGGCAGAACTTCAAGGGCAAAACTGACTTTGAATACAGCAAATTCTAG
- a CDS encoding helix-turn-helix domain-containing protein: protein MGQIIDFKNLSTPKGVMNREPVQSKMQQYSDTPIDQKTNTDSALSLLLKEHNGKFNFTIKDCAEILNLSYEFVRRQVRHNKISSINYGDKKMISILELARIITKGV from the coding sequence ATGGGACAGATCATTGATTTTAAGAACCTTTCAACTCCGAAGGGAGTAATGAACAGGGAACCAGTTCAAAGCAAAATGCAACAATATTCTGACACTCCAATTGATCAAAAGACCAATACGGATTCAGCTTTATCTTTATTGTTAAAAGAGCATAATGGAAAATTTAATTTTACAATTAAAGACTGTGCGGAAATATTGAACTTGAGTTATGAATTTGTCAGGCGGCAAGTTCGACATAACAAAATATCATCAATCAACTATGGCGATAAGAAAATGATCTCCATTTTAGAATTAGCCAGAATCATCACAAAAGGAGTATAA
- the rsmA gene encoding ribosomal RNA small subunit methyltransferase A, with product MDKIRPLKQFGQNYLKDRNILLKIVNEISPKEEDALIEIGPGMGMLTQELYSRTRNMTAVEIDRRVIEELKTEFPTLRLINGDFLKIDLKEIYNEKQKPLRIAGNIPYNITSPIIFKLIENITLVEDAVFMVQYEVARRLSAIQGSEDYGILAVILKYFADVELCFKVSPNVFYPKPKVFSAVVHIRFNNTRTDEPFNKLFRSIVKASFGNRRKTLKNSLNNSIFSGINFEGSGIDLSKRAEQLKVEDFIQLTDFVKGKQQ from the coding sequence ATGGATAAAATCAGACCACTGAAGCAGTTCGGCCAGAACTACCTTAAGGACAGGAATATTCTTCTTAAAATTGTTAACGAGATCTCCCCAAAGGAGGAGGATGCCTTAATTGAAATAGGCCCCGGTATGGGAATGCTGACTCAGGAACTCTATAGCCGCACTAGAAATATGACTGCCGTTGAAATAGACAGGCGTGTCATTGAGGAGCTGAAAACTGAATTCCCGACTCTCAGGTTAATAAACGGGGATTTCCTTAAAATTGACCTTAAGGAAATCTATAATGAAAAGCAGAAGCCGCTTAGAATTGCTGGAAATATTCCTTATAATATAACCTCACCCATTATCTTTAAGCTGATTGAAAACATCACTCTGGTTGAGGATGCCGTCTTTATGGTGCAGTACGAGGTTGCAAGGCGCCTTTCAGCCATTCAGGGCTCTGAAGACTACGGAATTCTGGCCGTTATACTGAAATATTTTGCCGATGTTGAACTGTGCTTTAAGGTATCGCCTAACGTTTTTTACCCCAAACCCAAGGTGTTTTCGGCCGTAGTGCACATAAGATTTAACAATACTAGGACTGATGAGCCCTTCAATAAGCTGTTCAGAAGTATTGTAAAAGCCTCCTTCGGCAACCGAAGAAAAACCTTAAAGAATTCCTTAAATAATAGTATATTTAGCGGGATAAATTTTGAAGGGTCCGGAATAGACCTCTCCAAAAGAGCCGAACAGCTCAAAGTGGAGGATTTTATTCAGCTTACGGACTTTGTAAAAGGAAAACAACAATAA
- a CDS encoding ROK family protein has protein sequence MEREYIVSVDFGGTKILAALMSMDGEILAKTKVATQLENGKRGLIGGLAEAINSVIVQGGMEPKDIKAVSLGVPGSVNPFTGKIGVAPNLNIINYNMKQELAKQIDIPILIENDVNLAALGIKNFELKGKGKNVLVVFVGTGVGGALVFDNKLYRGSDFFAGEIGHMIVEKNGPKCGCGNKGCLEAIASRTAIVRDIRKELKTKKNSKLLQILPKNKPIKSKGLALAVKKNDPIVIKELTKASNVLGTALANVTNLLNLDMIVLGGGVIESLAKFMVPIIKESFNKTVLSDAGRGVKIIATKLGDDAALFGGIALAQEMGTIKN, from the coding sequence TTGGAAAGAGAATATATTGTAAGCGTCGATTTCGGGGGAACAAAAATCCTGGCCGCTTTAATGAGCATGGATGGCGAAATTCTTGCAAAGACAAAAGTGGCAACCCAGCTGGAGAATGGGAAACGCGGGCTCATTGGCGGGCTTGCAGAGGCAATAAACAGCGTAATAGTGCAGGGAGGCATGGAACCTAAGGATATAAAAGCCGTAAGCCTGGGCGTTCCGGGTTCGGTAAATCCTTTTACGGGGAAGATAGGGGTTGCCCCCAACCTGAATATTATAAACTACAATATGAAGCAGGAACTTGCAAAACAGATAGATATTCCTATACTGATTGAAAATGACGTTAACCTTGCAGCCCTGGGAATTAAGAATTTTGAGCTGAAGGGAAAAGGGAAGAATGTTCTTGTTGTATTTGTGGGTACCGGAGTAGGCGGCGCACTGGTATTTGACAATAAGCTTTACCGTGGAAGCGACTTCTTTGCCGGGGAAATAGGGCATATGATAGTCGAGAAAAACGGACCCAAATGCGGCTGCGGCAACAAAGGATGCCTGGAGGCAATTGCAAGCAGGACCGCAATTGTAAGGGATATAAGAAAAGAGCTTAAGACTAAAAAGAACAGCAAACTTCTTCAGATACTTCCAAAGAATAAGCCCATAAAAAGTAAGGGTTTAGCTCTGGCAGTTAAGAAAAATGATCCGATTGTAATTAAGGAATTAACAAAGGCTTCAAACGTCCTTGGGACGGCGCTTGCCAACGTTACAAACCTTCTGAACCTGGATATGATAGTCTTAGGTGGTGGCGTAATTGAGTCGCTTGCAAAGTTTATGGTTCCGATAATTAAGGAATCCTTTAATAAGACAGTCCTGAGCGATGCAGGCAGGGGAGTTAAGATTATAGCAACTAAGCTTGGTGATGACGCGGCCCTCTTCGGCGGCATAGCGCTGGCGCAGGAAATGGGGACAATTAAAAATTAA
- the rdgB gene encoding RdgB/HAM1 family non-canonical purine NTP pyrophosphatase codes for MEIIFATGNKGKLKEVKAIFQDTSHKVISLKELTVIPEIVEDGLTFEENARIKAVTIYDLFRKPVFADDSGLSVDQLHGAPGVYSARYAGENATDFDNNKKLLRELLNLPEPHPASFICCAVFYDGCTYLKAFGEIPGRIIGEPRGEHGFGYDPLFLPEGYDKTMAEISLDEKNKISHRAKAFNLLKDIMRRDGKYET; via the coding sequence ATGGAAATAATTTTCGCGACAGGCAATAAAGGCAAACTAAAGGAAGTTAAAGCAATCTTTCAGGACACAAGTCATAAGGTTATATCATTAAAAGAGTTAACCGTGATTCCTGAAATTGTTGAAGACGGCCTGACATTCGAGGAAAATGCAAGAATTAAAGCCGTTACAATCTACGACCTTTTCAGAAAGCCCGTTTTTGCTGACGATTCCGGCCTCTCGGTCGATCAACTCCATGGCGCCCCGGGGGTCTATTCCGCACGCTATGCAGGAGAAAATGCCACCGACTTTGACAATAATAAAAAGCTCCTCCGGGAGCTCCTAAATTTGCCCGAACCCCACCCGGCAAGCTTCATCTGCTGCGCTGTCTTTTACGACGGATGCACATATCTAAAGGCTTTCGGCGAAATCCCCGGCAGAATTATAGGTGAACCCAGAGGGGAGCATGGCTTCGGCTACGACCCGTTGTTCCTGCCCGAAGGATACGACAAAACTATGGCGGAAATAAGTCTTGATGAGAAAAATAAAATAAGTCACCGTGCAAAGGCGTTTAATTTACTGAAAGATATAATGAGAAGGGATGGAAAATATGAAACTTAG
- a CDS encoding tyrosine-type recombinase/integrase, with translation MIKKRTDGKYYLYITDEFGKRIRRTFEKRADAEALKAKVTKIKYEKKLAGLSLRKARYSFEKALSDFEISKQNLRPTSVKKYRFAIKQFQYFIEACNILFLDEFTPDHGTLFYQELIREKIDPKGNTDKIIKPQPKTVNFHIQTIKAFFKDEVSKDHIPKSPVQHLKNLKNEAKKPEYYTLEELKRFFSQSMPPAYKNAFLCLFLTGMRFGELANLTWNDIDFQRRLIYVRPKDGFKTKTYNSERAIPINDELLNLLKSLNENKISEIYPFCSSDGCKMRERRALEICKRVARDAGIKSRAFLHKFRHTFATHLIQNNAPIESIKELLGHSSITETEIYAHNRPDHMHYEIQKLPSIYF, from the coding sequence TTGATTAAAAAGAGAACTGATGGAAAATATTACCTCTATATTACGGATGAATTCGGGAAGAGAATTCGCCGAACTTTTGAAAAGAGAGCTGATGCAGAAGCATTAAAAGCAAAAGTAACAAAAATAAAATACGAAAAAAAACTAGCAGGGTTAAGCCTTCGAAAAGCAAGATATTCATTTGAGAAAGCATTAAGTGATTTTGAGATTTCTAAACAAAACTTAAGGCCGACTTCAGTAAAGAAATATCGTTTTGCCATTAAGCAGTTTCAATACTTCATTGAAGCGTGTAATATTCTTTTCTTAGATGAATTTACACCGGATCATGGTACTTTGTTCTATCAAGAGTTGATCAGGGAAAAAATAGATCCCAAAGGAAATACGGATAAAATAATAAAACCTCAACCCAAAACAGTTAATTTCCATATTCAGACGATTAAGGCATTTTTCAAAGATGAAGTATCTAAAGACCATATTCCAAAAAGCCCGGTACAGCATTTGAAAAATCTTAAGAATGAGGCAAAGAAACCTGAGTATTATACTCTTGAAGAGTTAAAAAGATTCTTTTCGCAGTCAATGCCGCCAGCATATAAAAATGCTTTCCTATGCTTATTCTTGACAGGGATGCGGTTTGGTGAGTTAGCTAATTTGACTTGGAATGATATTGACTTCCAAAGAAGATTAATATATGTCAGACCCAAAGATGGTTTTAAGACAAAAACCTATAATTCTGAAAGAGCAATTCCAATAAATGACGAATTACTAAATTTATTAAAATCATTGAATGAGAATAAGATTTCTGAAATATATCCGTTTTGCTCTTCGGATGGATGTAAGATGAGGGAAAGGAGAGCTTTGGAAATTTGTAAAAGAGTTGCTAGGGATGCTGGAATAAAATCTAGAGCGTTCTTGCACAAATTCCGTCATACGTTTGCAACTCATTTGATCCAGAATAATGCTCCAATTGAATCAATTAAAGAACTATTAGGACATTCAAGCATCACAGAAACAGAAATTTATGCTCACAACAGGCCAGACCACATGCATTATGAGATTCAAAAATTACCTTCAATTTATTTTTAA
- a CDS encoding tyrosine-type recombinase/integrase, with translation MNTQLPVDNKIIQREQIPELKQIANYVFGSIDISSTSRKDYSYRIESFIKFISSQGLHRNSLLDYKRELEKRIDLKVSTKNKFFVVGKIFLRELSRLGKIPIDYTANVKGFKDLKKHKKFGLTEEEIRRITGKLNDLPATKKTYRLKALLALLIFQGLRQIEILRLTIEDIDLRQGVIQIQGKGYQDKENIFIHPATAKAIGKYIEFANIKNGFLFTSFSNRKGTGQLSHTSLFREVKSLFRELDIDRTIHGFRHHYCTALLEQLGDVNTVRKFTRHRSVDTLIIYDDLLDLRNKKDKVFSCFENIAMN, from the coding sequence ATGAATACTCAACTTCCAGTCGATAATAAGATAATTCAAAGAGAACAGATACCTGAGCTGAAGCAAATAGCTAACTATGTATTTGGTTCAATTGATATTTCAAGTACGTCTCGGAAAGATTATTCTTATAGAATTGAAAGCTTTATTAAATTTATTTCAAGTCAGGGACTTCATAGGAATTCTCTGCTGGATTATAAACGAGAGCTCGAAAAGAGAATTGATTTAAAAGTATCCACAAAGAATAAATTCTTTGTAGTGGGCAAAATATTTCTAAGAGAGTTATCAAGGTTAGGAAAAATTCCTATCGACTACACTGCCAATGTAAAAGGTTTCAAAGATTTAAAAAAACATAAGAAGTTTGGCCTTACAGAAGAAGAGATTCGAAGAATTACTGGAAAGCTCAATGATTTGCCAGCTACAAAGAAAACCTATAGACTAAAGGCATTGCTTGCGTTGCTTATATTTCAAGGCTTACGTCAAATAGAAATTCTAAGATTAACAATCGAAGATATAGATTTAAGACAAGGAGTTATCCAGATTCAAGGCAAGGGGTATCAAGATAAAGAAAATATATTTATTCATCCTGCCACAGCGAAAGCAATCGGCAAGTATATTGAATTTGCAAATATTAAAAATGGCTTTCTGTTTACGAGCTTCAGCAATAGGAAAGGTACTGGACAGCTTAGCCACACATCTCTTTTTAGGGAAGTCAAAAGTCTTTTTAGGGAACTTGATATTGACAGGACAATTCATGGTTTTAGGCATCATTATTGTACCGCACTTTTAGAACAGCTTGGGGATGTGAATACAGTAAGAAAGTTTACTAGGCACAGGTCAGTGGATACTCTAATTATATATGATGATTTGCTGGACCTAAGGAATAAGAAGGATAAAGTATTCAGCTGTTTTGAAAATATTGCTATGAATTAG
- a CDS encoding type II toxin-antitoxin system CcdA family antitoxin: MKNAATGNLRKNFLLPADMIEKAESMARELNINLSQMVRAALDEYMKKMEEKKTEQEVIEACKFYYENDKQMAKDWKSAEAKI, encoded by the coding sequence ATGAAAAATGCAGCAACTGGAAATTTAAGAAAGAACTTTCTTTTGCCGGCTGATATGATTGAAAAAGCTGAGTCAATGGCCAGGGAGTTAAATATCAATCTCAGCCAGATGGTTCGTGCAGCTCTGGATGAATACATGAAAAAAATGGAGGAAAAGAAAACAGAGCAGGAAGTCATTGAAGCTTGTAAGTTTTATTATGAAAATGACAAGCAGATGGCTAAGGATTGGAAATCTGCCGAGGCGAAGATATAA
- the ubiE gene encoding bifunctional demethylmenaquinone methyltransferase/2-methoxy-6-polyprenyl-1,4-benzoquinol methylase UbiE — MNKKTQVKNMFDSIAYRYDLLNHLLSAGVDVYWRKRSLKMTGITKDAVLLDVACGTGDFAITARKMGVQKIFGADLSFQMLKFFNAKTSWSLGNTMEMVAEMPPIKDEAITNITVGFGVRNFYDIQKAFDSFHRILKPGGKATILEFRLPSNPLIKAVYQFYFRRILPMIGGLISKDKAAYTYLPESVQEFDKNVNLPELFKNSGFRKVEKHSLTFGIVQIVIAAK; from the coding sequence ATGAATAAAAAAACTCAGGTAAAAAACATGTTCGATTCCATCGCTTACAGGTATGATCTTCTGAATCATCTCTTAAGCGCAGGGGTCGATGTATACTGGAGAAAGCGCTCGCTTAAGATGACGGGAATAACAAAAGATGCAGTTCTTCTGGACGTGGCCTGCGGCACAGGCGACTTTGCCATTACGGCAAGGAAGATGGGCGTACAGAAAATCTTCGGGGCCGACCTGTCATTCCAGATGCTGAAATTCTTCAACGCCAAAACCAGCTGGAGCCTGGGAAACACGATGGAGATGGTGGCTGAAATGCCCCCCATTAAAGATGAGGCAATTACAAATATTACGGTTGGCTTCGGGGTCAGGAATTTCTACGACATACAGAAGGCATTCGACTCATTCCACCGCATATTAAAGCCCGGGGGAAAAGCTACAATTCTGGAGTTCAGACTCCCATCAAACCCTTTAATTAAAGCAGTTTACCAGTTTTACTTCAGGCGGATTCTACCTATGATTGGAGGGCTTATTTCGAAGGACAAGGCTGCCTACACCTACCTGCCGGAGTCGGTCCAGGAGTTCGATAAAAATGTAAATTTACCGGAGCTCTTTAAGAACTCCGGCTTCAGAAAAGTTGAAAAACACTCTCTTACCTTCGGCATTGTGCAGATAGTAATAGCTGCAAAATAG
- a CDS encoding PH domain-containing protein — MRTELKENEEIIFTTQKHWKVLILPFIIASIILIISISLLFGKSNGGLFYIILCSGTIIYGIYKFYSWKYYMWVVTNQRVIEEYGVFSFYSKESPLEKINNITYRQPFIGKIFNFGDIEIQTAAKKGSTIYYDVVNPIAVRDSIVDAMESKKVADYHKQAFAFANPMNEANLDDREDTKICPYCAETIKAKARICRYCNREV; from the coding sequence ATGAGAACTGAATTAAAAGAAAATGAGGAAATAATATTTACAACCCAAAAGCATTGGAAAGTATTAATCCTTCCTTTTATAATAGCTTCCATTATACTTATAATCTCTATCTCTTTATTATTTGGAAAAAGCAATGGTGGTTTGTTTTATATAATTCTATGTTCGGGAACAATTATTTACGGAATCTATAAATTCTATTCTTGGAAATATTATATGTGGGTTGTTACAAACCAGAGAGTAATAGAAGAATATGGTGTGTTTTCTTTTTATTCAAAAGAAAGCCCGTTGGAAAAAATCAATAATATTACTTACAGACAACCATTTATAGGAAAAATATTCAATTTTGGAGATATTGAAATTCAGACAGCGGCAAAAAAAGGAAGTACAATTTATTATGATGTGGTAAATCCTATAGCGGTGAGGGATTCAATTGTAGATGCAATGGAAAGTAAGAAAGTGGCTGACTATCATAAACAAGCTTTTGCATTTGCTAATCCAATGAATGAGGCTAATCTTGATGATAGAGAGGATACAAAAATATGTCCGTATTGCGCAGAGACAATAAAAGCAAAGGCAAGAATTTGTAGATATTGTAATAGAGAAGTTTAG
- a CDS encoding type II toxin-antitoxin system PemK/MazF family toxin codes for MEIKRGEIYYVDLEPVRGREMQKFRPAVVVSNDIVNKNAAVVVICPITDAFGKTSKMHVFVPKDQGGLTKDSIVHCGQIRAIDKEERISNKIGDMPEDIMSKIESGIKWVITDI; via the coding sequence ATGGAAATTAAAAGAGGTGAAATATACTACGTAGATTTGGAGCCGGTCAGGGGCAGAGAAATGCAAAAATTCCGTCCGGCGGTAGTTGTATCTAACGATATTGTTAATAAGAACGCGGCTGTAGTTGTTATCTGTCCCATTACCGATGCATTTGGCAAGACCAGTAAGATGCATGTTTTTGTTCCTAAAGATCAGGGTGGCTTGACTAAGGATAGTATTGTTCATTGTGGGCAGATCAGGGCTATTGATAAGGAAGAACGGATAAGTAATAAAATCGGAGACATGCCGGAAGATATTATGTCTAAAATTGAATCCGGCATAAAATGGGTGATTACAGATATTTAG